GCCCCGCGCCATATCCACGGAAACGGTTTGGATCTCCGGGTGGACGCCAGTGTCTGCGTGGTGAAGCACGCGAACCACTTCATGACTCTCGCCGGCCAAACGCGCGCAAAGCGCGGCTCCAATCAGACCTGACGCGCCGGTGACGAGAATTTTCATTCCTTCCTCCAGCCGTTCGCCAGCGCGTGCCCGTCCATCAACCCAGCGGCTGCGCCTGGGAGAACTCTAGCAAAGCCGAAGCCGGTAGTCTCACGCCGGGTGGAACAGGTTCCGGGCATCAACGCAGCCAAAGATGAGCCGGTAGGGTGCGTTCGCATCTGTAGGTCAACTTCGCCGGAATTTCGTCGCCGGCTCGGCGCAATCGCGGAGGTCGTTATGAATGTGAGTTGCAGCCTTGGCGGCGTCTCCGAACGCAACAGCAATTTGATTGAGCCCCTCGGCCACGTCGCCAATGGCATAGAGTCCTGGCGTTGAAGTCTCAAGGTGTCGGTTGACCAGGACATAGCCTTCTGCGTCACAGTTAGCCCCCAGAGCAACCGCGAGTTCGGAGCGTACGTCGCTGCCCATCGAAGGGTACACCACATCGATGTTGCGCATCGGGGCGCCCTCGGCCATGACGACATCGAACCCGGTTCGTCGAGGGATCAGGTCATCGACAGCGTCCCAGATTTCAACTCCGCCTGCCAAGGCGGCGCCGCGGGCAGCTTCGGAAACATCATCCTGGTTATTGGCGAGCAAGGCGACCTGACTGCCATATCCCTTCAGGAACAGAGCCTCCCTGACGGCGAGATGCTCCGGACCAACAACGCCGATGCGGCTACCCCGGGCCTCATATGCATCGCAAACCGGGCACAGTCTGACAATGCCGGTTGCGATCGCCTCCTCCAGTCTTTCAATGGGAGGTGCCTTGTCCACAATGCCCGTTGCCAGAATCACGCGCCTTGCTTGGACAATCCCGCAGGTGGTCGTCAGGACAAAAAAACCCTCGCGTTTTTCGGCGTGGCCTACGCAACCATGGACAAGGCTCGCGCCGTACAGCTGTGCCTGGGCTCGTAGGCGGCCGAGCAGTTCTTCCCCGCTGATGCCGTCGGGGAAGCCGGGACAGTTGCGGGATTTTGGGATGAGCTTGGCACGCGCATGCCCCGCATCGAGCGAGATCACCGAACGCAGAAACCTGGCTAAATACATGGCTGCAGCGAGCCCCGCGGGGCCGCCGCCGACGATGGCAACGTCAAAAACTTGTTCGCCCGAAAAACTTGGTTCGCCCGAAAAGCTTGGCATAGGGCCTAACTTCAACTCAACAAGCTTGTTCCACAGGGTCGAAATGGACGCAATCAGGATGCACACTGCGCGATAAGAGTGAACTCCAATCGAGTCGTGAAGAGAAAGGCCACTGCCTCATCAAGCTGCAAAAACCTCGTGGCTCCCAACGCTGTGAGTACAGCGCCACTGGGAAAGTGAATGCATCATGGAACTTCGGCTCATCGTCGCGCTTAGTTTGGCGAAAGGGTGGTCTGAGATGAGCGCGACCAGAGAGTTTTTTCAAAACTGGCTACAGGAGAATGTCGGCACACTTCCTGGTCGAGAGGAAGTCAGCGTCGCGGTGCTCGCTCAGCAATTCGAGCAAGATGCCGAGGTGGCTGGTTATGGGCGTGAAGTAAGGGAGGACGAACTCGGAAACATCGAAGATGCTATCGTGCAAGCGATCGAGAACGCCGGGTCCGGGGTGCAGAGCCCGAGCTCCGAAAAGAGCGATCCGGCACCTGTAATGGACGCGTTGGAGGTCGATGATGCCAAGAGCGGACCGTAGCCCCTGACACCTTCTTCTGTTCGCCTGAACAAGCCCCCCGGGCTGCTATACGAGCTGAAAAACGGACCTTAGGTGCTTCCCGTTAGTTCCATGCACCATTGAGGAACATTCCTGCCGCCACGGCGTTAGGAAAGTTCCTTCACACCCGGTGCGCCCGTGCTGACTGCTACCCTTCCAGGCGAATGGCTGACCCGGCATGATCAGGGTCACATCTCGCGGCGGGCCGCTCTTGCGGGTATTTGTTGCTGGCTATTGGGTGCTTCCGCAGAAGCCGCGCCACAGCCATCGCCGCTCGTGCGATTTGGCGTGCTGGGATTTGGCACCGCCGCCTGGGAAGTTGACGTCATGCGGCGACATGCGTTGGACACTGTGCACGGCGTATCAATCGAGGCTCAGCGGCTTGCCGGTACCGAAGCCGGTAAGGCCGCATTGCTGGCGGGCAGCGTCGACGTCATCGTTTCGGATTGGGTTTGGGTCATGCGCCAGCGCAGCGAAGGCGCCGATCTGGTCTTCTATCCCTATTCTCGTGCCGTCGGCGCGCTGGAACTGCCGCAAGGCTCGCCCATTCGAACTCTTGCGGACCTCAAGGGCAAAAGGCTGGGGATCGCAGGTGGTCCGCTGGACAAAAGCTGGATCCTGTTGCGCGCGCTCGGCCTCCGTCAGGTGAAGCGCGATCTTGCTGAAGAGGTGGAGCCAGTGTTCGGCGCGCCGCCCTTGTTGGAGCAGGAATTTCTGGCGGGGCGACTGGATGCACTGCTGACGTTCTGGAATTTCGCCGCCCGTCTCGAGTCAGAGGGGGCAAGGCCTCTGCTCAGTGTCGCTCAAATCCTGCAGGGGCTTGGCGTTTCCGTGGACTTGCCGATGCTCGGCTACGTCTTCCATGAAAGCTGGGCGCGGGCCAACCCGATCGCCCTCGAGCGATTCACGAGCGCCACTGCGGCAGCGAAGTCGCTGCTCGAGTCTTCGGACGACGAATGGCGGGTGCTCGCGCCTCAATTGGGCACGGACGATCCTCACCTCCAGGCGGCGCTACGCGCCGCCTATCGTGCCGGAATCCCTCGTCGGTTCGGCAAAGACGAACGTGATGGCGCGGCCCGGTTGTTTGCAATCCTGGCCGAATTGGGCGGCGAGGATCTGGTCGGCAAGGCGACGAGCCTCGATCCTGGTGTCTTCCGGGCCATACCGGCTTGAGCTCGCGCCAATGACCGATGTCCCAGCGTTCCCCATCACAATGCAGCGTTGGCAATCGACTGCGGCATTGCTGACCATGGTGCTCGTCTGGCAGATTGCATCATCGATCGCCGCCGATCGCCTGTTTCCTGGTCCGGTCCAGGTTGTTTCGGTTCTCCTGCACGAAGTGGTTCGGGGCGAGCTGCCATACCATTTGGGCATCTCGCTTGCGCGCGTCGTGGCAAGCCTCGGGTCGGCAATCGTCATCGGCGCGGCCCTTGGCTACGCGGCAGGCCGCTCGCACAGAGCCGACATATGGATGAGGCCTTGGATCGTGTTACTCCTCAACATGCCGGCGCTGATCACGGTCATTGTAATTTATATCTGGCTTGGTCTTGCCGAGACTGCGCTTGTCCTTGCGGTCGCGCTCAACAAGATCCCCAATGTCGTGGTGACTATTCGTGAAGGCGCCAGCCGGCTGGACAAGGACTTTGCCGAAATGGCTGAGCTCTATCGCTTCGGGCGTGCTGCAAAGCTGCGGCATGTCGTGCTGCCGCAATTGGCGCCGTTCTTTCTCGTCACCCTGCGCAGCGGGCTGGCATTGACGTGGAAGATCGTGTTGCTCGCCGAACTGCTCGGCCGCTCCAACGGCGTCGGGTTCCAGCTACAGGTCTATTTTCAGAACTTCGACGTCACCCACATCCTTGCCTATGCGATCAGCTTCGGCGTTGTGATGCTTGCCATAGAGTATGGACTGCTTGTGCCGTTGGAACGTCGTCTGTTCGCCTGGCGACGCTGATGCTGAGGATCAGGATCGAGGACAAGACTTTCCCCGGTGACGACGGCCAGCGCCGGACGATCTTTCGCGCGCTGTCGCTTGATATAGCCGACGGACAGGTCTGCGTCCTGACCGGCCCTTCCGGTGTCGGCAAGTCGACGCTGCTGTCGATCGTTTCGGGCGTCGACCGCGAATTTCGCGGCAGCGTGAGCGGACGACCGCTTCCGATAGGCATGCTGTTCCAGACACCGAGGCTGCTGCCCTGGCTCACCGCCTTGCGCAATGTAGAGCTGGCCATCCCGGATCGCGCGCCCGATGCGGCCCGGTGGCTTGCCGCTGTCGGTCTGAAAGGCAATGAGAAGAGCTATCCGCAGCGACTCTCGGGCGGTATGGCGCGGCGCGTAGCGCTTGCCCGGGCGCTCGCCATGGAGCCTGCGCTACTCCTCCTCGACGAGCCATTCGCTTCACTCGACGAGGCGACCGCGCAAGCCATGCGCTGCCTGCTGCAGGATTGTTTCGCCAGTCGGCGGACTACCACGCTGCTGGTTACGCATGATCTCGCATATGCCTCGTCGCTGGGTGATCGGGTTATTGTCCTGGAGGGATCGCCGGCGCGCATCGTGCGCGATGTCGCAATCTCTGGTGGCGATGAAGCGGGATCGTCGCGGTTTGGGCTGGGGGCGACACAATGAGACTGTTGCTGGGCCTTCTCTTTCTTTTGCTGATCACCGGCCCTGGCGCCACCGAGCAACAGACGATGGTGATCGGGTATATCGGCCAGGAGCGCAAACCGGCTCTGCCCCTTGGACCCCTTGATGAAGCCGTCACCGATGACGGCCTGCAAGGCGCAAGGCTCGGCATTGCCGACGACGAAAGCACCGGCCGGTTTCTTGGGCAGAAATTTCGGCTGGAGGAAAGAATATTGAAACCAACCGAAACGCCGGACGACGCGGTAAGACAATTCGCCGATGCCGGCATCGCCTTTGTCGTCGCCGATCTCGACGCCAGTCAGCTTCTACAGGCCAGTGCCGCGCCCGGTGCCGAGCAGATGACGTTGCTCAACAGCCGGGCGCCGGACGACGTGCTTCGCCAGCAGGACTGCCGTGGGAACGTGCTGCACACGATCCCGAGCCGCGCCATGCTCGCCGACGGGCTGGCGCAATATCTCGCCTGGAAGCGCTGGCAGCGTTGGTTCCTGCTTGTGGGGCCGCATTCGCAGGATCAGGCGATGGCTGCGGCCTTTCGACGGGCGGCGGCTCGCTTCGGAGCCGAGATCACGATCGACCAGCCGTGGACATTCAGGCCCGCCAACGGACGTGCCGATACAGGGCATGTCACGCTGCAGACCGAAATACCCGCGGTCACGCAGGTCAGCGACTATGATGTGCTCGTGGTCGCCGACGTGGCGGATGAATTCGGCGCCTATCTGGAGGGCCGCACCGCGCTGCCGAGAATCGTCGCCGGCACGCAAGGGCTGGTCGCCACAGGCTGGAGCGCTGTCAGCGAGGAATGGGGCGCCACGCAACTGCAGGACCGTTTCCACAGGCAGGCAGGGCGCTGGATGTTGCCCAGCGACTACGCGGCCTGGCTCGCTGTGCGCAGTATCGGCGAAGCGGCGACGCGCCTGCACAGTCTCGATCCCGCGGCAATCGGCAGATATATACGCGGCGACGCGTTTCTTCTCGCTGGCTTCAAGGGGCAGGGGCTTAGTTTCCGTCCCTGGGACGGACAGATGCGCCAGCCCATTTTGATCGCCGGGCCTCGCCTCTTGATTTCCAGCTCACCGCAACCGGGCTTCCTGCATCAGCGCACGCCGCTCGACACGCTGGGCATAGACCTGGAGGAGAGCACATGCAAGTTCTGATGACGCTGTTGTTGGCGGCGTTCGCTCTTGCTGCTCCCGCCGCCGCCGAGACCATCTACGTTTCCAATGAGCAGGATAATACCGTCGCGGTCGTCGACGGCGTGACAATGACTTTGCTGGCGACGATCGATGTCGGCCGCCGTCCGCGCGGG
This region of Mesorhizobium sp. C432A genomic DNA includes:
- a CDS encoding ATP-binding cassette domain-containing protein translates to MLRIRIEDKTFPGDDGQRRTIFRALSLDIADGQVCVLTGPSGVGKSTLLSIVSGVDREFRGSVSGRPLPIGMLFQTPRLLPWLTALRNVELAIPDRAPDAARWLAAVGLKGNEKSYPQRLSGGMARRVALARALAMEPALLLLDEPFASLDEATAQAMRCLLQDCFASRRTTTLLVTHDLAYASSLGDRVIVLEGSPARIVRDVAISGGDEAGSSRFGLGATQ
- a CDS encoding DUF768 domain-containing protein, which encodes MELRLIVALSLAKGWSEMSATREFFQNWLQENVGTLPGREEVSVAVLAQQFEQDAEVAGYGREVREDELGNIEDAIVQAIENAGSGVQSPSSEKSDPAPVMDALEVDDAKSGP
- a CDS encoding NAD(P)/FAD-dependent oxidoreductase: MPSFSGEPSFSGEQVFDVAIVGGGPAGLAAAMYLARFLRSVISLDAGHARAKLIPKSRNCPGFPDGISGEELLGRLRAQAQLYGASLVHGCVGHAEKREGFFVLTTTCGIVQARRVILATGIVDKAPPIERLEEAIATGIVRLCPVCDAYEARGSRIGVVGPEHLAVREALFLKGYGSQVALLANNQDDVSEAARGAALAGGVEIWDAVDDLIPRRTGFDVVMAEGAPMRNIDVVYPSMGSDVRSELAVALGANCDAEGYVLVNRHLETSTPGLYAIGDVAEGLNQIAVAFGDAAKAATHIHNDLRDCAEPATKFRRS
- a CDS encoding branched-chain amino acid ABC transporter substrate-binding protein; amino-acid sequence: MRLLLGLLFLLLITGPGATEQQTMVIGYIGQERKPALPLGPLDEAVTDDGLQGARLGIADDESTGRFLGQKFRLEERILKPTETPDDAVRQFADAGIAFVVADLDASQLLQASAAPGAEQMTLLNSRAPDDVLRQQDCRGNVLHTIPSRAMLADGLAQYLAWKRWQRWFLLVGPHSQDQAMAAAFRRAAARFGAEITIDQPWTFRPANGRADTGHVTLQTEIPAVTQVSDYDVLVVADVADEFGAYLEGRTALPRIVAGTQGLVATGWSAVSEEWGATQLQDRFHRQAGRWMLPSDYAAWLAVRSIGEAATRLHSLDPAAIGRYIRGDAFLLAGFKGQGLSFRPWDGQMRQPILIAGPRLLISSSPQPGFLHQRTPLDTLGIDLEESTCKF
- a CDS encoding ABC transporter permease subunit; this encodes MVLVWQIASSIAADRLFPGPVQVVSVLLHEVVRGELPYHLGISLARVVASLGSAIVIGAALGYAAGRSHRADIWMRPWIVLLLNMPALITVIVIYIWLGLAETALVLAVALNKIPNVVVTIREGASRLDKDFAEMAELYRFGRAAKLRHVVLPQLAPFFLVTLRSGLALTWKIVLLAELLGRSNGVGFQLQVYFQNFDVTHILAYAISFGVVMLAIEYGLLVPLERRLFAWRR
- a CDS encoding ABC transporter substrate-binding protein, with the translated sequence MLTATLPGEWLTRHDQGHISRRAALAGICCWLLGASAEAAPQPSPLVRFGVLGFGTAAWEVDVMRRHALDTVHGVSIEAQRLAGTEAGKAALLAGSVDVIVSDWVWVMRQRSEGADLVFYPYSRAVGALELPQGSPIRTLADLKGKRLGIAGGPLDKSWILLRALGLRQVKRDLAEEVEPVFGAPPLLEQEFLAGRLDALLTFWNFAARLESEGARPLLSVAQILQGLGVSVDLPMLGYVFHESWARANPIALERFTSATAAAKSLLESSDDEWRVLAPQLGTDDPHLQAALRAAYRAGIPRRFGKDERDGAARLFAILAELGGEDLVGKATSLDPGVFRAIPA